A genomic segment from Desulfonatronum lacustre DSM 10312 encodes:
- a CDS encoding sensor histidine kinase: MIRVLIGVLAAICCGLAMSPAAQAAMQHKQVLLITSYHHGDAWNDGIVQGVRDVLGGMEHVDLAIEHLDLRRNAGEAYQQWVTSFLWRKYRGKPQDLLIVSDDDALDFLFRVRAALFPRVPVVFAGVNSFTPERIAGQSNITGVNEEISIARNLELALRLFPKTSHIFALVDEHSAVGRANLGLYRAVTDQFASRVDLRELLDLTGQEAPEVLRALPRNSLVLRLNNLLDGRGGYLSVSESMHIISRESPAPVLTFWDFDMGLGALGGFLVSAREQGRAAGELAAQLLAGRHPDHLPVIMESPNMPMFDYQQMRRFGVKVADLPAGAIVINLPETFYARHKALIWLVSAVIAFMGVCIAALLSVLAVRKRVEEKLRKSEEKYRRLFETMTQGVVYHAADGAIISANPAAEKILGLTFDQMSGKTSMDPRWRMILEDGSEVVGSDHPAMIALRTGETAGPVTRGVFHSEKNVHIWLTITAIPLFLPDTSKPFQVYAIFEDISDRKWAEEQYQTLFREMLDGFALHEIICNESGEPTDYRFLAVNPAFERATGLRGEDLIGKTVLEVLPGTERSWIEIFGRVALTGEPAVFDNYAAELQKHFVVTAFSPTTGQFASIFSDITDRKQAEAALLAAKEQADAANQAKSAFLANMSHEIRTPLNGIMGMMQLLETTDLDPNQGKYVQLAVTSVNRLTRLLSDILDLSRVEAGMMALYEAEFEVSELGQSVTDLFTVMARDKGLELKCDIDPAIPAKLIGDEARSRQVLFNLVGNALKFTDKGSVRIQMTSLFTPEGQGIRVSFSVTDTGIGIPEEKLDDMFKPFVQADGSYTRSYQGAGLGLAIVRRLVELMNGNIHVESTVGQGTAVHVVLPFKVPSNLSDGL; this comes from the coding sequence ATGATCCGCGTCCTTATTGGCGTTCTTGCGGCGATCTGCTGCGGGTTGGCGATGTCCCCGGCTGCCCAGGCCGCCATGCAGCACAAGCAGGTGCTGCTGATCACCTCCTACCATCATGGAGATGCCTGGAACGACGGCATTGTCCAGGGGGTGCGGGATGTTTTGGGGGGCATGGAGCATGTGGACCTGGCTATCGAGCATTTGGATCTGCGGCGGAATGCGGGGGAGGCATATCAACAGTGGGTGACCTCCTTTCTCTGGCGGAAGTACCGTGGCAAGCCCCAGGATTTGCTTATTGTCTCGGACGACGACGCCCTGGATTTCCTGTTCCGGGTCCGTGCGGCACTGTTTCCCCGCGTGCCCGTGGTCTTTGCCGGGGTCAACAGCTTTACCCCGGAGCGTATTGCCGGGCAGTCCAACATTACCGGGGTCAACGAGGAAATCAGCATCGCCCGGAACCTGGAGCTGGCGCTGCGGCTCTTTCCCAAAACCAGCCATATCTTTGCCCTGGTGGACGAGCATTCCGCCGTGGGCCGGGCCAATCTGGGACTGTACCGGGCCGTGACAGACCAGTTCGCCTCCCGGGTGGACTTGCGGGAGCTGCTGGACCTGACGGGCCAGGAGGCTCCGGAGGTGCTGCGGGCCTTGCCCCGGAACAGCCTTGTCCTGCGGTTGAACAACCTCCTGGATGGCCGGGGCGGCTATCTTTCCGTGTCGGAAAGCATGCATATTATTTCTCGTGAATCCCCGGCGCCGGTGCTGACTTTCTGGGATTTCGACATGGGGCTGGGCGCTCTGGGTGGGTTTCTGGTCAGTGCCCGTGAGCAGGGCCGAGCGGCCGGGGAACTGGCGGCCCAGCTCCTTGCCGGCCGGCACCCGGACCACCTGCCGGTGATCATGGAAAGTCCGAACATGCCCATGTTCGATTACCAGCAGATGCGGCGGTTCGGCGTGAAAGTGGCGGATCTGCCCGCTGGCGCTATCGTGATCAACCTGCCCGAGACTTTCTATGCCCGGCACAAGGCGTTGATCTGGCTCGTATCGGCGGTGATCGCCTTCATGGGCGTGTGCATTGCGGCGCTCTTGTCCGTACTGGCAGTGCGCAAGCGTGTTGAGGAGAAGTTGCGGAAAAGCGAGGAAAAGTATCGCCGACTGTTCGAAACCATGACCCAGGGGGTGGTTTATCATGCGGCCGACGGCGCAATCATTTCCGCCAATCCGGCCGCCGAGAAGATTCTTGGGCTCACGTTCGACCAAATGAGCGGAAAGACGTCAATGGATCCGCGCTGGAGGATGATCCTGGAAGACGGTTCAGAAGTCGTGGGCTCGGATCACCCGGCCATGATCGCCCTGAGAACGGGTGAAACCGCGGGACCGGTGACGCGGGGGGTGTTTCATTCAGAAAAAAATGTCCATATTTGGTTGACGATAACCGCTATTCCTTTGTTCCTGCCGGATACATCAAAACCATTTCAAGTTTATGCCATTTTTGAGGACATATCTGATCGGAAATGGGCGGAGGAACAATACCAGACGCTGTTTCGCGAAATGCTGGACGGGTTTGCCCTGCATGAAATCATCTGCAACGAGTCCGGTGAGCCGACGGACTATCGGTTTCTGGCCGTAAACCCTGCTTTCGAAAGGGCCACCGGGCTGCGTGGAGAGGACCTCATCGGCAAAACCGTGCTGGAAGTCCTTCCAGGCACGGAGCGATCCTGGATCGAGATCTTCGGGAGGGTGGCCTTGACCGGGGAGCCTGCGGTCTTTGACAATTATGCCGCTGAACTTCAAAAGCATTTCGTGGTTACGGCATTCAGCCCGACAACCGGTCAGTTCGCTTCCATTTTTTCGGACATCACCGACCGCAAGCAGGCCGAAGCGGCATTGCTGGCGGCCAAGGAGCAGGCCGATGCGGCCAACCAGGCTAAATCCGCGTTTCTGGCCAATATGTCCCACGAAATCCGCACCCCGCTGAACGGGATCATGGGCATGATGCAGCTCCTGGAAACCACGGATCTGGACCCCAATCAGGGCAAATACGTCCAATTGGCCGTCACCTCGGTCAACAGGTTGACCCGCCTGCTCTCGGATATCCTGGACCTGTCCCGGGTCGAGGCAGGGATGATGGCGCTCTACGAAGCCGAATTCGAAGTCAGCGAGCTTGGTCAATCGGTCACGGACCTGTTCACGGTCATGGCCAGGGACAAGGGACTCGAACTGAAATGCGACATTGATCCGGCCATCCCCGCCAAGCTGATCGGAGACGAGGCCCGGAGCCGACAGGTGTTGTTCAATTTGGTGGGCAACGCCCTGAAATTCACCGACAAAGGCTCCGTACGGATACAGATGACGTCTCTCTTCACGCCCGAGGGGCAGGGAATCCGTGTGTCATTCTCGGTCACGGACACGGGCATCGGCATCCCGGAGGAGAA